In Sphingobacterium sp. lm-10, one DNA window encodes the following:
- a CDS encoding TonB-dependent receptor produces MKKQLLSFFVLCAFLIGVANAQNQRLSGTVTSSVDGSPLGGVSISVQGLAVATQSDGSGNYNITVSPGATLQFSYVGYTSINRQVTAGAQRLNVVLEPSEGSLEQVVVTGYGVQSKREFTGASARVSGAAIADRPVQSFAQGLTGQATGVNIVQPNGLLNNPPVIRVRGLSSISLSSFPLIVVDGIPISSGDVSANSVPNNPLADINPADIESIDILKDAASASIYGSRAAAGVLVVTTKRGKQGKARVSYDAWVGVNNAVRLPKMLDAQQFMDFKNAAIDNALVNNPNYTGAPRNTFLPSFDENGNLVDVDWQDVVYRTAVSQNHNVSVSGGSDKTVYYFSAGISDQDGFLEANNFKRRSGRFNIDHQATDWLKLFGNVSYNNTVNNAPNSGSIAGGAFNSSGLGRIAMTQAPNVPIYNADGSYNIEQNAIGRGANLLALQYSNPQVLIDLDRNSSETNRLLANLGTELKLAEGLTFKSTYTWDFRQTENIQFWNPINGDGRSFNGRAYNNHARADNWNWINTLQYITSINDVHNFNFLIGSDVQKTRVTNWGAARENLADDFFDQFQGTFVTNVAAGNAISDLAFEAYLASASYNYKNKYFLSGNFRRDGNSALSPGNQWGNFGGASVGWTLSEEDFFQSSSISEVVNNFRLRGSWGRTGNGNLTSFYTAYNLYSLGLYGASASSLVYSQAGNRELKWETSQQTNIGLDVGFIDNRLNFEANWYRKNVDNMILGVPQAPSKGIPGDANTILLNVGSMYNKGWEFAVNAVPVRTQDFTWSTNLNFSTLKNEVTSLVDDNTPILGYTGDLELSNITQVGHSASQIYGVRTNGVNPENGARIFIDNQGREVQYQHLRGANSYTLVENGQAVSATSVTSATELLGNTIPTWFGGFNNTFAYKSWDMALNFTFSGGNYIYNGSRAGLLDQRIWNNSTEALNAWTPENTSTDIPKAVYSDNVSNGSAFLIDANVEKGDFLRLQTATLGYRLPQSAFGRSGISSVRFYVQANNLFLLTGYTGVDPEISSNGNSNVSSGIERNSIPQGRQFSLGVNVGF; encoded by the coding sequence ATGAAAAAACAATTACTCAGTTTTTTTGTGCTTTGTGCTTTCCTTATTGGGGTAGCGAATGCGCAAAATCAAAGGCTGTCTGGAACAGTCACTTCATCTGTTGATGGTTCTCCATTGGGAGGGGTGTCGATATCAGTACAAGGATTGGCTGTAGCCACTCAATCAGACGGTAGCGGAAATTACAACATCACAGTCTCTCCAGGTGCTACCCTGCAATTTTCCTATGTTGGTTACACGAGCATAAACAGACAAGTTACTGCTGGAGCTCAACGCCTCAATGTCGTACTAGAGCCGTCTGAAGGCTCATTAGAACAAGTAGTGGTTACTGGATACGGTGTACAATCGAAACGCGAGTTTACAGGAGCTTCTGCTCGCGTAAGTGGAGCAGCCATTGCCGACAGACCCGTACAGAGTTTTGCGCAAGGCTTAACAGGACAGGCAACTGGGGTTAACATTGTACAACCAAACGGCTTGCTAAACAACCCGCCAGTTATTCGTGTAAGGGGTTTGAGTTCTATCTCACTGAGCTCGTTTCCATTAATTGTGGTAGATGGAATCCCAATTTCTTCCGGAGATGTTTCTGCAAACTCTGTGCCTAATAATCCTCTTGCCGATATCAATCCTGCCGATATTGAATCTATCGATATCTTAAAAGATGCTGCATCCGCTTCTATTTACGGATCACGTGCAGCTGCAGGTGTATTGGTAGTAACCACCAAACGTGGTAAACAAGGTAAGGCTCGTGTTAGTTATGATGCATGGGTAGGCGTGAACAATGCCGTGCGCTTGCCGAAGATGTTGGACGCGCAGCAATTTATGGATTTTAAAAATGCTGCCATCGATAATGCTTTGGTTAACAATCCTAATTACACGGGCGCACCTAGAAATACATTTTTGCCAAGCTTCGATGAAAATGGAAATTTAGTCGATGTCGATTGGCAAGACGTGGTTTACAGAACTGCAGTTTCGCAAAACCACAACGTGTCAGTTTCAGGGGGAAGTGACAAAACGGTCTATTATTTCTCCGCTGGTATATCCGATCAGGATGGTTTTTTGGAAGCCAATAATTTCAAGAGACGTTCAGGACGTTTCAATATTGACCACCAAGCGACTGACTGGTTAAAATTATTTGGAAACGTAAGCTACAATAATACCGTCAACAATGCCCCAAATAGTGGTTCCATTGCTGGCGGCGCTTTTAATTCTTCGGGTTTAGGACGTATAGCGATGACACAAGCGCCTAACGTGCCTATCTATAACGCGGATGGTAGCTATAATATAGAACAAAATGCGATCGGACGTGGTGCCAATCTTCTTGCTCTACAATATTCGAACCCACAAGTGTTAATTGATTTGGACAGAAATTCTTCGGAAACGAATAGATTGCTGGCTAACCTTGGAACAGAGTTGAAATTGGCAGAAGGTTTAACATTTAAATCAACGTACACTTGGGATTTTCGTCAGACGGAAAACATCCAGTTTTGGAATCCAATCAACGGGGATGGGAGGTCGTTTAATGGTCGGGCGTATAACAACCACGCTCGTGCAGATAACTGGAACTGGATAAATACATTGCAGTATATTACCAGCATTAACGATGTGCACAATTTCAACTTCTTGATTGGTTCCGATGTTCAAAAAACAAGAGTAACCAACTGGGGAGCAGCTCGCGAAAACTTAGCAGACGACTTCTTCGATCAATTCCAAGGTACATTTGTTACCAATGTTGCTGCGGGGAATGCGATTAGTGATCTAGCATTTGAAGCGTATTTGGCAAGTGCAAGTTACAACTACAAAAACAAATACTTTTTAAGTGGAAATTTCCGTCGTGACGGAAATTCAGCGCTGTCTCCAGGGAACCAATGGGGTAATTTTGGAGGAGCATCTGTAGGATGGACCTTATCTGAAGAAGACTTTTTTCAATCAAGTAGTATATCCGAAGTGGTTAACAATTTCCGTCTTCGGGGTAGTTGGGGTCGTACAGGTAATGGTAATCTAACGAGTTTTTATACTGCCTATAACCTTTACTCGCTAGGACTTTACGGTGCCTCTGCCTCATCTTTAGTTTACTCTCAAGCTGGTAACAGAGAACTGAAATGGGAAACAAGTCAACAAACGAATATTGGATTGGATGTAGGATTCATAGACAATCGTTTGAATTTCGAAGCCAACTGGTACCGCAAAAATGTAGATAACATGATTTTGGGAGTTCCTCAAGCACCATCTAAGGGAATTCCGGGCGATGCCAACACCATCTTGTTAAACGTGGGATCCATGTACAACAAAGGTTGGGAGTTTGCGGTCAATGCAGTGCCGGTTAGAACCCAGGATTTTACTTGGTCTACTAACTTAAACTTCTCTACACTTAAGAATGAGGTTACCTCTTTGGTAGATGATAATACGCCAATATTAGGATATACAGGCGATTTGGAATTGTCTAATATTACCCAAGTTGGACACTCTGCTTCTCAAATTTATGGTGTTAGAACGAACGGTGTCAATCCGGAAAATGGTGCCCGTATATTTATTGACAACCAAGGGAGAGAGGTACAATACCAACACTTAAGGGGAGCAAATAGCTACACGTTGGTGGAAAATGGACAAGCAGTTAGTGCAACCAGTGTTACTTCCGCTACCGAATTGTTAGGGAACACCATTCCTACTTGGTTTGGAGGTTTCAATAATACCTTTGCCTACAAATCTTGGGATATGGCGTTGAACTTTACATTCTCCGGAGGTAATTACATCTACAATGGTTCTAGAGCAGGTTTATTAGATCAACGTATTTGGAACAACTCTACCGAGGCGCTTAATGCCTGGACTCCAGAAAATACAAGTACGGATATTCCAAAAGCAGTATACTCAGATAACGTATCGAATGGTTCCGCTTTTTTAATTGATGCAAATGTGGAGAAAGGAGATTTCTTACGTCTACAAACAGCTACATTAGGTTATAGACTTCCGCAATCTGCTTTCGGACGATCAGGCATCTCTTCTGTAAGATTCTATGTGCAGGCAAATAACCTTTTCTTATTGACAGGGTATACTGGTGTAGATCCGGAGATATCGTCTAACGGAAACTCGAATGTATCATCAGGAATTGAAAGAAACTCTATTCCTCAAGGTCGTCAGTTCAGTTTAGGTGTTAACGTTGGCTTTTAA
- a CDS encoding RagB/SusD family nutrient uptake outer membrane protein: MIHKYITKQSSVLLPLIIAFSILSGCSQFIELQPLDNLSEEVAFDTPGNIELAINGVYRAATIGEFEGGGGRGFPFGSASIQQGEMRGEDMINLQQSFTTTYEGAHSTVSVLNKNHWEQLYKMINEANVFIDGVRRAVENGVIVAEVALAYEGEARFLRALAHHELLLHFSRPFADDNGNKPGVPYRTVAITSNGAIDNNVTVGRGTVAAAYENILVDLDFAEINLPNTRAVVGVSISRATSGAAIALKTRIKLHQQDYSGVIAEANKLGAIGTSNFSSPIGAYTLSISPDEPFVNNGGNSESIFSFAMSGLANPGVTNSLSSTFGASTANPDPGASGGRNQVSTSPILWNVSYWLEDDLRRTLLHFRQVNSDGGYRLVYNNKYRSFLIFSDWAPILRYAEVLLNASEAHARLGNNAQSLSLLNAVRDRSVPNGASFGTTAPEDLIQAVLNEQRIEFAGEGRRWPNIHRLALDATYGTNGIPAKIEFASLDDQNSFDLAQPPNISRNIVALPYNSNLFLWPIPESEVLSNPTLAAEQNPGY, from the coding sequence ATGATTCATAAATATATAACAAAACAAAGTAGTGTATTATTGCCTTTGATCATCGCATTCTCGATATTGAGTGGATGTAGCCAATTTATTGAACTTCAACCATTGGATAACCTCTCAGAAGAGGTTGCATTTGACACACCTGGAAATATTGAGTTGGCGATCAATGGAGTATACCGAGCGGCCACTATCGGAGAGTTCGAAGGAGGAGGTGGAAGGGGATTCCCATTTGGGTCAGCATCTATACAGCAAGGTGAAATGAGGGGCGAAGATATGATTAACTTACAACAAAGCTTTACCACTACTTATGAAGGTGCACATAGTACGGTAAGTGTACTAAATAAAAATCATTGGGAACAATTATACAAAATGATTAATGAAGCAAATGTATTCATTGATGGAGTTCGTAGAGCGGTTGAAAATGGAGTAATCGTTGCAGAAGTAGCATTAGCTTATGAAGGTGAAGCTCGGTTTCTCAGAGCACTAGCTCATCACGAGCTTTTGCTTCACTTTTCCAGGCCTTTTGCGGATGATAATGGCAATAAACCGGGCGTTCCATATCGTACAGTTGCTATTACTTCAAATGGTGCTATTGATAATAATGTCACGGTAGGTAGAGGCACCGTTGCGGCAGCTTATGAAAATATACTTGTCGATTTGGATTTTGCAGAAATCAACTTGCCTAATACACGTGCGGTAGTTGGAGTTAGTATTTCGCGTGCTACTAGCGGAGCAGCGATAGCACTGAAAACAAGGATTAAATTGCATCAACAAGACTATTCTGGTGTAATAGCAGAAGCAAATAAGTTAGGCGCTATTGGCACTTCAAATTTTAGTAGTCCTATCGGAGCATATACGCTATCTATATCTCCAGACGAACCTTTTGTGAATAATGGTGGCAATTCGGAGTCTATTTTTTCATTTGCAATGAGTGGATTGGCAAATCCGGGTGTCACTAATTCTCTGTCTTCCACTTTCGGAGCATCTACAGCTAATCCCGATCCTGGAGCAAGTGGAGGGCGTAATCAAGTATCCACAAGCCCTATACTTTGGAATGTTTCCTACTGGCTAGAAGATGATCTCCGCCGAACATTATTGCATTTTAGGCAGGTAAATAGTGACGGTGGATATCGTTTAGTGTACAATAACAAATATCGGAGCTTTCTTATATTTTCGGATTGGGCGCCAATATTACGATATGCAGAGGTACTGTTAAATGCCAGTGAGGCACATGCCAGACTGGGCAACAATGCACAATCTCTTAGCTTACTTAATGCTGTGCGTGATCGCTCTGTGCCCAATGGAGCAAGCTTCGGAACCACGGCTCCAGAAGATCTCATTCAAGCTGTGTTGAATGAGCAGAGAATAGAATTTGCGGGAGAGGGAAGAAGATGGCCGAATATTCATCGATTAGCACTTGATGCTACTTATGGAACAAATGGAATACCTGCAAAGATTGAATTTGCCTCCTTAGATGATCAAAATAGTTTTGATCTGGCGCAGCCTCCTAATATTTCAAGGAATATCGTAGCATTACCCTATAATAGTAATCTGTTTTTGTGGCCAATCCCAGAAAGTGAAGTGCTATCTAATCCAACATTGGCAGCGGAGCAAAATCCAGGCTATTAA